DNA sequence from the Coffea eugenioides isolate CCC68of chromosome 9, Ceug_1.0, whole genome shotgun sequence genome:
GCAGACTTGTGCTGGCAAGGGAGTGGATGACACTGGAGCAACAGATGAGATAATGGAGATTGAGGGAACAAACCAAGAGAAAAAGCAAGATGCTGTACAGAAAATGGACAAGAGGATTAAAAGGCAACTAAAATCACCTGTCATCAAGAGATTACCTCATCAGTGCCAATGATGGAAGGAAAAGGGAGTGGAAATGGTGAAGGCAACTCGTttaagaaaacttcttcaatgtTTTGACGACGGAGCATATTGTACTTCTGATGGACAATGTGCGGGATGTGAGGCGGGCTATCATTGTGGTTTCATTGGTCGACGCATCCCCAAGGCAATGTTCAATGTGTTTGTGGATAGCACGAAAAAGGTCTCCAATGGATCTATTCCTGTGTACCAATATCATACTTATCTGCGGTATTGTTTGAGCGTTTGTTGCATCAATTCCAGGAAGACAATCAGCTGTCTTTGCAACCAATCAATCTTCGATGCTCAACTCAGATGTTCGAAGCAATACTGGATCTTGTGAAAGCTGAGAAAAAACGACCTTGATATATGATTTCTTTAAGCTTCTTAAATTTCAAACCTGATCAGTTCGACGGAGTATCAAAAGAAAGATTCAAGAACAAGAAAGCGAGCAAGAAGTTGCAGAAGAAGGCGTATGTGCGaagttgttcctttttgaaGAGCAATCTTCAAGAGTTTGAGCCTTATATCCAAACAAATCAGTGAAGAAAATGCAGATATTCTGCCGTGGTTTAACCCTCCAAATTTAATGGAGGGGTTTTCCACGTAAAAATCCTTGTGTTTAATTTGTCTTGTTTATTTCTTTCACTTTCATCATTCGGATTTGTGTTCTTGAACTAACAGAAAAGATTAAACGTGTAACAGAATCAATTGATTAACATCTCAAAAGAAGCAAAAGTTTATAAAGCCATTGGCGTCCACAAAATCTAAAAGCAGCAATAATGAAGAAGTTAGAAATAGACAGTCGTTTCTTCTTTCTCGTAAGGTGTGACGTAAATCTATCTCAAGGATATCTGAAGTCAATATGTGACCAGCTTAAATCTATTCAATGAGATCAATGAAGGCACAGTTTCTTTGCCATTCAAGAATTCACACCCTGGGCAAGTTTTCAACTGCATTTACAGCCCTGCAATTTGGACAGTCGAGCAACaagagaaaataaaacaaaacaaacagcACAGATCATCCAGTGAACAATTCTATACAACAGATGCCTCTCAATTACGATACACAATGAATCTAATCAAGAATCTCCTTTGAAGAGATGGGAATCAATAATTGTACggggaaaaaaatattatggaTGACCATCCATAAAATAAACCACAAAGCCTCAAACGTGGAGTACTCACACAGAGGCAGCAACTGGAATCTAATACGCACAATATCTGCATTTGATAACACATGAGATTCTTTCAGATACAGTATGATTGCACAAATACGTGAACTTGATGGCTTGGAAGATTGCATATGTTATGTCGCTGCCTTGCCGGTAACATCTTCCCGGTTTGAATACAGAAAATGCTGCCTAATACTCCATGGCAAAACTGATAGTAAGTCAAAGTACCGTAAATATGAATCCTGCTTTACAGCACAACTCAGCTGCTTCCAGGTATGGAATCTATGAAGATGATGCAGCACGGTCTGACTCAATCATGGATTTGATATAGTACTCGCCAGCCTTGTAGGAGGACCTAACCATGGGACCAGATGCTACATATCTAAAACCCTGTTTATAAAGGAGACATTTGGGCAAAATTATCAGCTTGATTGACATAGATAGGCTAACAAGCCATTGCAAGTTAAAAATCACTATCCTAATACTTTGAGCACCCAATTCCTGGCATGAAGAAGTGTACTTATGCTAACATAGGAATGAAAAACAGTCATCCTAGGCATCACAAATTCATTCTCAGGTCAACTGTTACAACACGAAGCACATATTTTACTGAAACACTTGCAGTAAGGTAGCTGTACATACAGTCACAATTGTTACAGATAACTCAATAAGTCCCCAAACTTTAATGGCTTGGGTTCAACCAGAAGTGCTAATAGGGTTCAAAAGAGACGACTAATGCAGAAAAGCAGCAAAAGAGCCTGCAAGTATGATAAACACTGTTATACTGGTCCAGAAGATGCGCCAAAATTTTGTTTGCTCCAACTACACAGGTAAGAACAAGAtgagaataaaatatttatggcCAATTTTTGAAAAGGACAAGATGGATAGTAATAAAGGTAAGCCACAGCTTTCAAGCACTTGATTACTAGACAGAAGCTAGTATGCTATAGAAAGCAGAAAGAAAATTCAAGTCTAATCCAGACTTTCGCTATTCACACAAGCAGCCCAAAAGCATATTTTCAAAGGCAATATCGAGGCATAGCAATGCAGAAAGTCTTTAGGTGAAATAGCAGTCTTCGAGCACTTTCTTCTTTGCACAACTTATGGTGACAATGAAAAAGATTTCacaaatatataaatttaaatgtACAGAAAAGGTGaatattattcaaaaatttgagaGATTTGGGGAAAAAGTGATCAAAACCCAaatttcaacagcaagagtcaaACAACAAAGACAAGAAACTAGTGGCAAAAAGAAATTTCTGACGTCTACATTGTACTTGTCAGTGCCATAATGCATAACAATAGCACCAAAAACAAATTAAGCATTTAAACAAACAAAGTACCAGCAAACTTTTCTACTGAAGGAATTAATAACTATGGGGTAGTGACACGAACCATTTCCATGCCGAGAACTCGGTATTTCTCAAAGGCCTCAGGAGTAATGTACTCAGAGACTGACATGTGGCGTTTTGAGGGTCTCATGTACTGACCAAATGTCATCACATCAACACCTGCCGCCCTGACCTTCTCCATTGTTTTCACCACTTGGTCAGGTGTTTCTCCACACCCTAACATGATTGAAgtcttggtgagtgtaccagcAGGAGCATAATCCTTGGCCTTCGTTAGAACATCCATGGATTGCTTAAAATTGGCACGATGATCTCGTACTACACTCTGAAGCTCTTCAACGGTTTCTATGTTGTGAGCAAAGACGTCTAGTCCAGATGTTGCTACTTTCTCTACACAGCTAGGATCTCCTCGAAAATCAGGAACTGCAGATTAAGTAATGAAAGACGTATAAATCAGACTAAGAAACTGAAAAAAAGTAGTAACCATTTTCTCAGAGTCAATTATTGGTGATGATCTAACTTGGCACATTAGACCAAAAATTTGGCATTTGCATTATTGTAAGAGGCTTATCTGTGCCAAGTCATAAGGCACGATTGGCGTCCTCTGTATTTAATCATTTCAGCAGATATAATTTTCCATCTACTTCTCCATACTCATATGATTAATTAAACCTTAGAAGCACAAGAGTTCATACCTAATGCTTCTATGAGCATATTTGGCTTCAGTGCCTTCAACTTCTGCACAGTTTCAGCAAAGTGACCACTTCCTTGATCAGGTAAATCATCACGATCAACACTAGTAATAACCACATAATCCAAACCCCATGAAGCTATTGCTTCAGCCACATTTGTTGGTTCATTTGGATCAGGAGGAGGTGGAGTGCGTGAGGTCTTCACATTACAAAATCTGATAACATTTAAAACATTCAGCAAATGACTCCATTGGAGGTGAATCGTTTTTGTCCACTCAACCTTACTTAGTCCCACATTTATTGACCATTCAACAACAGAATATCAAGCAAAAAACAACTTCTCTTCCGACTATTTCCAATAAAAATCGCATTTTTAACATGTTCTACCTTAATTAGATTGTATCATTCACATCCAAAGTATCCGACTTTACACAAAAAAAGATCCCAATAACAAAAACCCACCCATAAAGTGTCCAAAAAAAAACCCAGAAATTAAATTCCTCACCTGCATCCCCTAGTACAAGTATCACCAAGAATCATGATGGTAGCCGTGGCAGTCCCAGTCTCTCCACCAGACCAACACTCTCCTAAATTAGGACATTTAGCCTCTTCACAAACAGTATGAAGCTTTAACTCCCTCAACTTTTTCTTAATATGGGTATACTTTTCTCCGCCAGGGATGGACTCCTTCATCCATTTAGGCTTTGGCAATGGCTTTTTCTTGGTGCCAACTTCCACAGAATACTCATTTTCTGACTGGAGCTTTATGAAATCTGCTAAGGTTGGGGACTCCTCAACCAAACGCTGCCTTAATCCTTCTAGAGTCTGAGCAAATTGGGGTGATGGCTGAGGTGGTAAGGATGGATTGAGGGTTGAGAAGAATTTTGTGGCTTTGAGGGATCTTGTGAAGAGGCCTGTTAGGCGGGAATTCATTGCCATTGTTATTACTGGCTATTGGAATTCTTCTTGTATTCCCCTTTCCCCTGTGTTGATTTCGGGGATTTTGAGGATATGTGGGTTCGATTTTTTCTGGGACGATTCAAAGATTTGTAAAAACTTTGTGGGGATTTTGTTAAGGGATCGGTGGGTGTTTGATGGATGGCTGTCAGATGCTGAGGAGGAGAAAAGGTCATTTCACCAGGATTTCAACGATAATATATTTTTTCCGGACGAAACCACGTCGTTCATATTGTTACTCAATCAAAACTGTGTCGTGTCAAAAGCACATTTGTTTTTAGCTGAATTGACTTTTAGTTAAGGGTGCCAACTGCCAACTAATTGAATCGAATCGAGTTGAATTCGAACCCCACTCCATCGAGTAAGAGAGCTCATGACTTGATTCGGATCGCGGGATAATGTATAGAGTTTATAAATTCGAACTCGTTTCGATAAGTCTCAATCTAGTTCTTGAGTTTTATTGAGTTTGAGTACTCAAACAAAAACTCAAACTTTGTTAAAACATAAATTCATAATGATCATTTCATAActcaaataaatatattatataaataatagAATTACTCAATTAGGCTTGATGAGCACTCGAGTAGCATATAAGAGAGTTTGAACTTAACTTGAGACTTACAACGAGTAATTTGAGTTTAAACCAAATATTTGATAGAATCGCTCACAAGCAATTCGCAAGCATTTCAACTTACCCTGTGCCTCTACTTttaattaggaaaaaaaatattcaaaatgtTTCTCATATTTTACCAATTGGTTTTTTTCGtcctttatttttaaaatgataattttaTATCCCTTATAAAATCAAGTcaggtgcgtttgataaaattgaaatttgaaatttgaaatctgaagtatgaatccattaagttattgaattattaagtactaaatctaatacatttaaaTGTATGTCATAtttagtgataag
Encoded proteins:
- the LOC113783538 gene encoding lipoyl synthase, mitochondrial; the protein is MAMNSRLTGLFTRSLKATKFFSTLNPSLPPQPSPQFAQTLEGLRQRLVEESPTLADFIKLQSENEYSVEVGTKKKPLPKPKWMKESIPGGEKYTHIKKKLRELKLHTVCEEAKCPNLGECWSGGETGTATATIMILGDTCTRGCRFCNVKTSRTPPPPDPNEPTNVAEAIASWGLDYVVITSVDRDDLPDQGSGHFAETVQKLKALKPNMLIEALVPDFRGDPSCVEKVATSGLDVFAHNIETVEELQSVVRDHRANFKQSMDVLTKAKDYAPAGTLTKTSIMLGCGETPDQVVKTMEKVRAAGVDVMTFGQYMRPSKRHMSVSEYITPEAFEKYRVLGMEMGFRYVASGPMVRSSYKAGEYYIKSMIESDRAASSS